A single region of the Gemella sp. zg-570 genome encodes:
- the alaS gene encoding alanine--tRNA ligase gives MKKLSSSQIRKMFLDFFEEKEHMVEPGASLVPNNDPSLLWINSGVAALKKYFDGREIPDKPRITNSQKSIRTNDIENVGKTARHHTFFEMLGNFSIGDYFKEEAVLWAWEFLTSEKWLGLEKEKMYVTVHPEDKDAYRIWHDLVGLEKERIIRIEGNFWDIGEGPSGPNTEIFYDRGEDTDNTAPACEMYPGGENERYLEVWNVVFSQYNHNPDGTYTELPTKNIDTGMGLERITSVIQDVPTNFDTDLFIPIIRKIEEISGKTYRSNENQDVAFKVIADHIRTAVFAISDGAMPSNEGRGYILRRLIRRAIRYSKYLDLNSAFMYKLTPIVAEIMIDYYPEVSKSVDFVQDVILKEEERFHETLQEGEAILKSIVAEVQNTSKVIPGAKVFKLYDTFGFPIELTEEYAEEYGLTVDIAGFEEEMEKQKERARSSRQDDSSMQVQSDLYSKIQGESEFVGYSNQVSKSKVIAIIDSEENILNYYSDKDVVKVIFDKTPFYAESGGQVADRGSIVGNNFKAKVIDVKKLPDKRHIHFLKIIEGQLLLNNEYDLSIDVTYRFDIEKNHTATHLLNEVLRQLVGKHIKQAGSLVTDEKLRFDITHFTALTPQEISQVERVVNEKIWESLPIRTSEMPIAEARALGAQALFGEKYGSIVRVVSIGDYSVELCGGTHTNNSSEVGMFKIISESGVAAGVRRIEAITGKAVYKYLQEQNNTLEEVCRLTKSKETTVIEKVASLQNDFKKLTKEKDSLQQKIANAEINSLLSSVKEINGVKLLTTVVESENMNHLKQIVDNAKDKLENYVIAFASINDDKVNFVVAVDKNLTSKYQAGKLVNILANVCDGKGGGRADMAQAGAKDISKINEAFSKLEKSI, from the coding sequence ATGAAAAAATTATCATCATCACAAATTAGAAAAATGTTTTTGGATTTTTTTGAAGAAAAAGAACACATGGTTGAGCCCGGAGCATCACTAGTTCCAAATAACGACCCATCTTTACTATGGATTAATTCTGGAGTAGCCGCATTAAAAAAATATTTTGACGGTAGAGAAATTCCTGATAAACCTAGAATTACAAATTCACAAAAATCAATTCGTACAAATGATATTGAAAATGTAGGAAAAACAGCTCGTCATCACACATTTTTTGAAATGTTAGGTAATTTTTCTATCGGAGATTATTTTAAAGAAGAAGCTGTTTTGTGGGCTTGGGAATTTTTAACTTCTGAAAAATGGTTAGGTTTAGAAAAAGAAAAAATGTATGTAACTGTTCATCCAGAAGATAAAGATGCTTATAGAATATGGCATGATTTAGTAGGTCTAGAAAAAGAAAGAATTATCCGTATAGAAGGAAATTTTTGGGATATAGGAGAAGGTCCTTCAGGACCTAATACAGAAATATTTTACGACAGGGGAGAGGACACAGACAATACTGCACCAGCTTGTGAAATGTATCCTGGTGGAGAGAATGAACGCTATCTTGAAGTTTGGAATGTAGTATTCAGTCAATATAATCATAATCCTGATGGAACTTATACAGAGCTGCCTACAAAAAATATAGATACGGGTATGGGACTTGAACGTATTACATCTGTTATTCAAGATGTGCCAACAAATTTTGATACTGATTTATTCATACCTATTATTCGTAAAATAGAAGAAATTTCTGGAAAAACTTATAGAAGTAATGAAAATCAAGATGTAGCTTTTAAGGTTATTGCTGACCATATCAGAACAGCAGTATTTGCAATTTCAGATGGTGCTATGCCATCTAATGAAGGACGTGGTTACATTTTACGCCGTTTAATTCGTAGAGCTATAAGATATTCTAAATATTTAGATTTAAACTCTGCATTTATGTACAAACTGACACCAATTGTTGCAGAAATTATGATTGATTATTATCCAGAAGTTTCTAAATCTGTTGATTTTGTTCAAGATGTAATATTAAAAGAAGAAGAAAGATTCCATGAAACTCTGCAAGAAGGAGAAGCAATTTTAAAATCTATAGTAGCAGAAGTTCAAAATACAAGCAAAGTTATTCCAGGAGCAAAGGTCTTTAAACTATATGATACATTTGGGTTTCCTATTGAATTGACTGAAGAATATGCAGAAGAATACGGACTTACTGTTGATATAGCAGGATTTGAAGAAGAAATGGAAAAACAAAAAGAACGTGCTCGCAGTTCGCGTCAAGATGATTCATCTATGCAAGTTCAGTCAGACTTATATTCTAAAATACAAGGTGAGAGTGAATTTGTTGGATATAGCAACCAGGTTTCTAAGTCAAAAGTAATAGCTATAATAGATAGTGAAGAAAATATATTAAATTATTATAGTGATAAAGATGTAGTAAAAGTTATTTTTGATAAAACACCTTTTTATGCAGAAAGTGGTGGGCAAGTAGCAGATAGGGGAAGTATTGTTGGTAATAATTTTAAAGCAAAAGTTATTGATGTTAAAAAATTACCAGATAAACGCCATATCCATTTCCTTAAAATTATTGAGGGTCAGTTATTATTAAATAATGAATATGATTTATCTATAGATGTAACTTATAGATTTGATATTGAGAAAAATCATACAGCTACCCACTTATTAAATGAAGTATTAAGACAATTAGTAGGTAAACATATAAAACAAGCTGGTTCCTTAGTTACTGATGAAAAATTACGTTTCGATATAACACATTTCACAGCTTTAACACCACAAGAAATTTCTCAAGTAGAAAGAGTAGTCAATGAAAAAATTTGGGAGTCACTGCCAATAAGAACAAGTGAAATGCCAATAGCAGAAGCTCGTGCTTTAGGTGCACAAGCATTATTCGGAGAAAAATACGGTTCAATAGTTCGTGTCGTATCAATAGGAGATTACTCAGTAGAACTTTGTGGAGGAACGCATACAAACAATTCTTCAGAAGTTGGAATGTTTAAAATAATTTCTGAATCAGGAGTTGCCGCTGGAGTTCGTCGTATAGAAGCTATTACGGGTAAAGCTGTTTACAAATACTTGCAGGAACAAAATAATACTTTAGAAGAAGTTTGCAGATTGACAAAATCTAAAGAAACAACAGTTATAGAAAAAGTAGCTAGCCTGCAAAATGATTTTAAAAAATTAACTAAAGAAAAAGATAGTTTGCAACAAAAAATAGCTAATGCAGAAATAAATAGTTTATTATCTTCAGTTAAAGAAATTAATGGAGTTAAATTATTAACTACTGTTGTAGAATCAGAAAATATGAATCACTTAAAACAAATAGTTGATAATGCAAAAGATAAACTAGAAAATTATGTAATAGCATTTGCCTCAATTAATGATGATAAAGTAAACTTTGTTGTTGCAGTAGATAAGAATTTAACATCAAAATATCAGGCAGGAAAATTGGTAAATATACTAGCAAATGTTTGTGACGGTAAAGGCGGCGGTAGAGCAGATATGGCACAAGCAGGAGCTAAAGATATTTCTAAAATTAATGAAGCATTTTCTAAACTTGAAAAATCAATATAG
- the tkt gene encoding transketolase gives MSQQSVNAIKVLGIDAINKAKSGHPGIVMGAAPLSYALFNNHIKVNPKNPSWINRDRFILSAGHGSMLQYALLHLAGYEDVSIEEIKNFRKWNSKTPGHPEFGHTRGVDATTGPLGQGISTAVGMALAERFLAAKYNKEGYELFNHYTYVICGDGDIMEGVASETASFAGLQKLEKLIVLYDSNDICLDGETKDAFSENVCKRYESYGWNTLLVEDGSDVAAVTSAISQAKISNKPTLIEVKTIIGAGSPNKQGTNSVHGSPIGEEEANLFKKEIGWQHAPFEIPSSVYEDFQNSLINRGLVAYSSWVKLYEEYKIKYPELAQELEAALSRNDIEELSKASFNFKEVGEQQATRNSSQDALNSIANVLPTFFGGSADLSHSNMTFIKGEGLQDDENRLFRNIQFGVREFGMATILNGLALHRGVRVFGGTFFVFSDYLKAALRLSALQNLPVTYVFTHDSIAVGEDGPTHEPIEHLASLRTIPNSYVFRPADATETQAAWYLAQKSNTKPSSLVLTRQNLPVLENSSFENVAKGAYVVHETSTDFDTIIIATGSEVNLAIESAKELEKDGWKLRVVSMPSVELFEEQSQEYKNELLPKSIRRRVAIEMGNTALWYKYVGLDGLVIGIDTFGASAPASKVIEEYGFTVEKVVARIKEL, from the coding sequence ATGTCACAACAATCAGTAAATGCGATTAAAGTTCTTGGTATTGATGCTATTAATAAGGCTAAATCTGGTCATCCAGGAATTGTAATGGGAGCTGCTCCATTATCTTATGCACTATTTAATAATCATATCAAGGTAAATCCAAAAAATCCATCTTGGATAAATAGGGATAGATTTATATTATCTGCTGGACATGGTTCAATGTTACAGTATGCACTACTTCACTTAGCAGGTTATGAAGATGTATCAATAGAAGAAATTAAAAATTTTCGTAAATGGAATTCTAAAACACCGGGGCATCCAGAGTTCGGACACACAAGAGGAGTAGATGCAACAACAGGACCTTTAGGACAAGGAATATCTACGGCAGTAGGAATGGCTTTGGCAGAAAGATTTTTAGCGGCTAAATATAATAAAGAGGGATATGAATTATTTAATCACTATACTTATGTAATTTGTGGTGATGGAGATATTATGGAGGGTGTTGCTTCTGAAACAGCCTCTTTTGCAGGATTACAAAAATTAGAAAAATTAATAGTTCTTTATGACTCGAACGATATTTGTTTAGACGGAGAAACTAAAGACGCTTTTAGCGAAAATGTTTGTAAACGTTACGAATCTTATGGCTGGAATACATTATTAGTAGAGGATGGTTCAGATGTTGCAGCAGTTACTTCAGCAATATCTCAAGCAAAAATTTCTAACAAACCAACTCTAATAGAAGTAAAAACAATTATAGGTGCTGGTTCACCTAATAAACAAGGAACAAACTCTGTACATGGTTCTCCTATTGGAGAAGAAGAAGCTAATTTATTTAAAAAAGAAATTGGTTGGCAACATGCACCATTTGAAATTCCGTCATCAGTTTATGAAGATTTCCAAAATTCTTTAATAAATCGTGGATTAGTTGCATACTCATCTTGGGTTAAACTTTATGAAGAATATAAAATTAAATATCCAGAACTAGCTCAAGAATTAGAGGCAGCACTATCAAGAAATGATATAGAGGAATTATCTAAAGCAAGTTTTAATTTTAAAGAAGTTGGAGAACAACAAGCAACTAGAAATTCATCACAAGATGCTTTAAATTCTATTGCTAATGTATTACCTACATTTTTTGGAGGTTCAGCAGATCTTTCTCATTCTAATATGACATTTATTAAGGGTGAAGGATTGCAAGATGACGAAAATAGATTATTCCGTAATATTCAATTTGGTGTTCGTGAATTTGGTATGGCGACAATTTTAAATGGTTTAGCTCTACATAGGGGAGTGCGTGTTTTTGGGGGGACATTCTTCGTATTCTCTGATTACTTAAAGGCCGCACTAAGACTTTCTGCTTTACAAAATTTACCCGTAACTTATGTATTTACACATGATAGTATAGCAGTAGGAGAAGACGGTCCAACACATGAACCAATAGAACACTTAGCATCTTTAAGAACAATTCCAAATTCTTATGTATTTAGACCAGCAGATGCAACTGAAACTCAAGCGGCTTGGTATCTAGCTCAAAAATCAAATACTAAACCATCATCATTAGTATTAACTCGTCAAAACTTGCCTGTTTTAGAAAATTCATCTTTTGAAAATGTAGCAAAAGGTGCTTATGTAGTTCATGAAACTTCTACAGATTTTGATACAATTATTATTGCAACAGGTTCAGAAGTTAATTTAGCTATTGAATCAGCAAAAGAGTTAGAAAAAGACGGTTGGAAACTGCGTGTGGTAAGTATGCCATCAGTAGAATTATTTGAAGAACAAAGTCAAGAATATAAAAATGAATTATTACCAAAATCTATTCGTCGTCGAGTAGCTATTGAAATGGGTAATACAGCATTGTGGTATAAATATGTAGGGTTAGACGGTTTAGTAATTGGTATTGATACTTTTGGGGCTTCGGCACCAGCAAGTAAAGTAATCGAAGAATACGGCTTTACAGTAGAAAAAGTTGTAGCCAGAATTAAAGAGCTGTAA
- the recR gene encoding recombination mediator RecR encodes MKYPKPILDLLNNYMKLPGIGRKTSIRLAFHTLKMKDKDIEEFALALINLKHNLCKCTECGRLNENKVCDICSDKSRDNSIICVVESDQDLMAMENMEQYRGLYHILNGVISPMDGIGPADINLKSLLHRVKNENIKEVILATNSSPEGEGTASFIVKILKTTDIKVTRIAQGISFGSDIVYADELTLARAISGRIEL; translated from the coding sequence ATGAAATATCCAAAACCAATATTAGATTTGTTAAATAATTACATGAAACTTCCTGGTATAGGGAGAAAAACTTCAATAAGATTAGCATTTCATACACTAAAAATGAAAGACAAAGATATAGAAGAATTTGCATTAGCTCTAATAAATTTAAAACATAATCTTTGCAAGTGTACAGAATGTGGAAGATTAAACGAAAACAAAGTATGTGATATCTGTTCTGATAAATCCAGAGATAATAGTATAATATGTGTTGTCGAAAGCGACCAAGATTTGATGGCTATGGAAAATATGGAGCAGTATAGAGGACTATATCATATTTTAAATGGAGTAATTTCTCCTATGGATGGTATAGGACCAGCTGATATAAATTTAAAATCACTATTACACAGAGTTAAAAACGAAAATATTAAAGAGGTTATACTAGCAACTAATTCATCTCCTGAGGGGGAAGGGACGGCTAGTTTTATAGTTAAAATATTAAAAACAACAGATATAAAAGTGACAAGAATAGCGCAGGGAATTTCTTTTGGAAGTGATATTGTTTATGCTGATGAGCTAACTTTAGCTAGGGCAATATCTGGAAGAATAGAATTGTAA
- a CDS encoding YbaB/EbfC family nucleoid-associated protein, which produces MRGMGNMQQMMRKMQKMQKDMMDAQEGLKDKMVEGTVSGDMVKVIANGDGKILDIIIKEEIVDPGDVDMLQDMVITAVNDALEKSNRLKEETLGKFTNGLNIPGL; this is translated from the coding sequence ATGCGTGGTATGGGAAATATGCAACAGATGATGCGTAAAATGCAAAAAATGCAAAAAGATATGATGGATGCTCAAGAGGGGCTTAAAGATAAAATGGTTGAAGGAACTGTATCAGGAGATATGGTAAAAGTTATAGCTAATGGAGATGGTAAAATTTTAGATATAATAATAAAAGAAGAAATTGTAGATCCAGGAGATGTAGATATGTTACAAGATATGGTTATAACTGCAGTTAATGACGCCTTAGAAAAATCAAATAGATTAAAAGAAGAAACTTTAGGGAAATTTACTAACGGTTTAAATATTCCAGGACTTTAA
- a CDS encoding S1 RNA-binding domain-containing protein: MVFYRSGDIIKAKVTAIKHYGAFIQTKDGTQGLIHISEIDNSFIVDINYYLKVGEIIEVKVLSFRDGRINASLNFNKNRKKILGKNNENLNIIQFKYGFETLKNNLELWQKKAEYEIRQNKK, from the coding sequence ATGGTATTTTATAGAAGCGGAGATATAATAAAGGCTAAAGTTACTGCAATCAAACATTATGGAGCCTTTATTCAAACAAAAGACGGTACACAAGGTTTAATTCATATATCAGAAATAGATAATAGTTTTATTGTAGATATAAATTATTATTTGAAAGTTGGAGAAATTATTGAAGTAAAAGTTTTATCATTTAGAGATGGTAGAATAAATGCCTCCCTAAACTTTAATAAGAATAGAAAAAAAATCTTAGGGAAAAATAATGAGAATTTGAATATTATTCAATTTAAGTATGGTTTTGAAACTCTAAAAAATAATCTTGAGCTTTGGCAAAAAAAAGCTGAATATGAAATTAGACAAAATAAAAAATAG
- the dnaX gene encoding DNA polymerase III subunit gamma/tau produces MFKSLYRKYRPQTFSDVVGQKHVVSVLQSAIVQKKIAHAYIFYGSRGTGKTSLAKIFANEVNNNAEYLSDSVDIIEIDAASNNGVDEIRDLKEAIKFSPTQSKYKVYIIDEVHMLTTSAFNALLKTLEEPPAHIIFILATTEIHKIPATILSRCQKFEFKNISQAELVERLNYIAEKENIRAEKDALIKIAQVAKGGLRDAIGILEQASNYNLEKISLSDILALTSSVGEEEILNFYRLILENNSSQALLEYSKFLELGKDTKLLLSDLINVSRDIIIYKNINNKDFCEYRVEELAEVLKNISTERIYKNIEELASAENNIRFSTEYISYMQICIIKMCQTPAEKMENKKLDNSKIELLEKRIQDLEEKLNNINLASINTNSKNIDDVVEKNDVEDEGIEKLDSYFIPNRKKIENLILNSNDKFTIYARNIFSKILKESSTINGDISNFLKNSDFLSSSKNGGLIVLNNSLDIFKVSSDAKYNDYLENSFSKLLDVEYSIYILQKEQYEYLLENMNMSKEENLEEESLVEEKKENTLKIENLFSDIIVEK; encoded by the coding sequence ATGTTTAAATCATTATATAGAAAATATAGACCACAAACTTTTTCTGATGTAGTAGGTCAAAAACATGTTGTTTCGGTACTGCAAAGTGCCATAGTTCAAAAAAAAATTGCCCACGCTTATATTTTTTATGGTTCGAGAGGAACGGGTAAAACTTCTTTGGCAAAAATATTTGCAAATGAAGTGAATAATAATGCAGAATATTTAAGCGATAGTGTTGATATTATAGAAATTGACGCTGCAAGTAATAACGGGGTTGATGAAATTCGTGATTTAAAAGAAGCTATTAAGTTTTCACCAACTCAAAGCAAATACAAAGTATATATAATTGATGAAGTTCATATGCTAACTACCTCAGCTTTTAACGCCCTATTAAAAACTTTAGAAGAACCACCTGCCCACATAATTTTTATTTTAGCAACTACGGAAATACATAAAATACCTGCAACTATCTTGTCAAGGTGTCAAAAATTTGAATTTAAAAATATAAGTCAGGCTGAACTTGTAGAAAGATTAAATTATATAGCTGAAAAAGAAAATATAAGAGCAGAAAAAGATGCCTTAATAAAAATAGCACAGGTAGCCAAGGGCGGACTTCGTGATGCAATAGGAATATTGGAGCAAGCATCTAATTATAATTTAGAAAAAATTTCACTATCTGATATCTTAGCCCTAACCTCATCAGTAGGGGAAGAAGAAATACTTAATTTTTATAGATTAATATTGGAAAATAATAGCTCACAAGCACTTTTAGAATATTCTAAATTTCTAGAATTAGGCAAGGATACAAAATTATTACTTAGCGACTTAATAAATGTATCAAGAGATATAATAATTTATAAGAATATTAATAATAAAGATTTTTGTGAATATAGGGTTGAAGAACTTGCTGAAGTATTAAAAAATATTTCAACTGAAAGAATTTACAAAAACATAGAAGAATTAGCGAGTGCAGAAAATAATATAAGATTTTCAACAGAATATATTAGTTATATGCAGATATGTATAATAAAAATGTGTCAAACACCTGCTGAAAAAATGGAAAATAAGAAGTTAGATAATTCTAAAATAGAGCTATTAGAAAAAAGAATACAAGACTTAGAAGAAAAACTTAATAATATAAATCTTGCTAGTATAAATACAAATTCAAAAAATATAGATGATGTTGTAGAAAAAAACGATGTTGAAGACGAAGGAATTGAAAAACTAGACTCTTACTTTATTCCTAATAGGAAAAAAATAGAAAATTTAATTTTAAATTCTAACGACAAATTCACCATATATGCAAGAAATATTTTTTCAAAAATTCTTAAGGAAAGTTCGACTATTAATGGTGATATAAGTAATTTTTTAAAAAATTCTGACTTCTTATCTTCATCTAAAAATGGGGGTTTAATTGTTCTTAATAATTCACTTGATATTTTTAAAGTTAGTTCGGATGCTAAATATAATGACTATTTAGAAAATTCTTTTTCTAAGTTATTGGATGTTGAATATAGTATATACATATTACAAAAAGAACAATACGAATATTTATTAGAAAATATGAATATGAGTAAAGAAGAAAATTTAGAAGAAGAAAGTCTAGTCGAAGAAAAAAAAGAAAATACATTAAAAATAGAAAATTTATTTTCAGATATTATAGTTGAAAAGTAG